In a genomic window of Halobiforma lacisalsi AJ5:
- a CDS encoding DUF7344 domain-containing protein produces the protein MNRSSDSRMEAACSLLAKSKRRYVLYQLVDDRAAHIEDLVTQVAAWDAGEPVDRIDDETRQRTYVSLVHNHLPRLADYDIIDYDLRSGDIVLADGFEDIQPLLEQFRQTEEDPELRARPTL, from the coding sequence ATGAACCGATCCAGCGACAGCCGAATGGAAGCCGCCTGTTCCCTCCTCGCGAAGTCAAAGCGCCGCTACGTGCTCTATCAGCTGGTAGACGACCGCGCTGCACACATCGAGGACCTCGTGACCCAGGTCGCGGCCTGGGACGCGGGCGAGCCCGTCGACCGGATCGACGACGAGACCCGACAGCGGACCTACGTCTCGCTCGTCCACAACCACCTCCCACGACTGGCCGACTACGACATCATCGACTACGACCTGCGCAGCGGCGACATCGTCCTCGCCGACGGCTTCGAGGACATCCAGCCGCTGCTCGAGCAGTTCAGACAGACCGAAGAGGATCCGGAGCTTCGCGCACGGCCCACGCTCTGA
- a CDS encoding DMT family transporter yields MSRYRNVGLFLTLAACWGSAFVAISAGLEHFPPVLFAALRYDVAGVIMLGYAAYALEDGAWLPRGRAEWAVVAVGAVLLIAAYHAFLFVGQQHTTAAAAAILVSLSPVLTTGFARALVPSDALSAIGIVGVALGLVGVAIISQPDPSNLLATDFVAKLLVFCAAASFALGSVLTRRIDASLPIETMEAWSMIGGALVMHLVSLALAEPIEPSAWTDPQALGALGYLALVASAFGFLLYFDLLERLGAVEINMVSYVAPIFATVVGWLYLGEVVDATTVLGFGFIVVGFALVKRRALREEFAHVNRLYSRE; encoded by the coding sequence GTGAGCCGTTATCGAAACGTCGGACTCTTCCTGACGCTTGCAGCCTGCTGGGGATCGGCCTTCGTCGCGATCAGCGCCGGCCTGGAGCACTTCCCGCCGGTGCTGTTCGCCGCGTTACGGTACGACGTCGCCGGCGTCATCATGCTCGGCTACGCGGCCTACGCCCTCGAGGACGGGGCGTGGCTCCCGCGGGGGCGTGCCGAGTGGGCGGTGGTGGCGGTCGGCGCCGTGCTGTTGATCGCCGCGTATCACGCGTTCCTGTTCGTCGGCCAGCAACACACGACCGCGGCCGCCGCAGCCATCCTCGTGAGCCTCTCGCCCGTGTTGACCACCGGGTTCGCCCGGGCGCTGGTCCCGTCGGACGCCCTGTCCGCGATCGGGATCGTCGGCGTCGCCCTGGGACTTGTCGGCGTGGCGATCATCTCCCAGCCCGATCCGTCGAACCTGCTTGCGACCGACTTCGTCGCGAAACTGCTCGTCTTCTGTGCTGCGGCCTCGTTCGCGCTCGGGAGCGTGCTGACGCGGCGGATCGACGCCTCGCTGCCGATCGAGACGATGGAGGCCTGGTCGATGATCGGCGGGGCACTGGTGATGCACCTCGTCAGCCTCGCGCTGGCCGAGCCCATCGAGCCGTCCGCCTGGACTGACCCACAGGCGCTCGGCGCGCTGGGCTATCTCGCGCTCGTCGCGAGCGCCTTCGGCTTCCTGCTTTATTTCGACCTGCTGGAACGGCTGGGCGCCGTCGAGATCAACATGGTGTCGTACGTCGCGCCGATCTTCGCGACGGTCGTCGGCTGGCTCTATCTGGGAGAGGTCGTCGACGCGACCACCGTCCTCGGGTTCGGCTTCATCGTCGTCGGCTTCGCCCTCGTCAAACGCCGGGCGCTCCGGGAGGAGTTCGCCCACGTCAACCGGCTGTACTCGAGGGAGTGA
- a CDS encoding CDC48 family AAA ATPase, protein MNEVQLEVAKAYPNDSGRGIARLDPDTLLHLKLSPGDIIEIEGADTTAAKVWRADRQDWNTDTVRIDGFTRQNADVGIGERVTIRKAEATKADELVLAPPEEASVQFGSDAAGMVKRQILKRPVVGRDIVPVMSSTNHPFMRSPGQAIPLIAVETEPEGVVLITEDTDVELREEPISGFEKTGGGITYEDIGGLQSEIQRVREMVELPMKHPQIFKKLGIEPPQGVLLHGPPGTGKTLLAKAVANETSASFFSIAGPEIISKYYGESEQQLREIFEDASEESPSIIFIDELDSIAPKREDVTGEVERRVVAQLLTMMDGLEARGQVIVIAATNRVDSVDPALRRPGRFDREIEIGVPDETGREEILQIHTRGMPLSDDVNLGHLADETHGFVGADIESLTKEAAMKALRRYLPEIDLDEEDIPPSLIDRMIVKREDFRGALNEVEPSAMREVLVELPKISWDDVGGLQDAKDQVQESVEWPLSNPERFDRLGVDPPAGVLLYGPPGTGKTLMAKAVANETNANFISVRGPQLLSKWVGESEKAIRQTFRKARQVSPTVIFFDELDALAPGRGGGETGSNVSERVVNQLLTELDGLEEMEDVMVIGATNRPDMIDPALLRSGRFDRLVMIGQPDVDGRERILEIHTQDTPLAADVTLREIAEITDGYVGSDLESIAREAAIEALREDEEADVVEMRHFRQAMENVRPTITDDILDYYERIEEEFQGGSAGPDPTGRRSSRIGFQ, encoded by the coding sequence ATGAACGAAGTTCAACTGGAGGTTGCGAAGGCGTACCCGAACGACTCGGGTCGTGGTATCGCCCGACTCGACCCGGACACGCTGTTGCACCTGAAGCTCAGTCCGGGCGACATCATCGAGATCGAAGGTGCGGATACGACCGCCGCGAAAGTGTGGCGTGCAGACCGGCAGGACTGGAACACGGACACCGTCCGGATCGACGGCTTCACGCGACAGAACGCCGACGTCGGGATCGGTGAGCGGGTGACGATCCGGAAGGCCGAGGCGACGAAAGCCGACGAACTCGTCCTCGCGCCCCCGGAGGAAGCTTCGGTCCAGTTCGGCTCCGACGCCGCCGGCATGGTGAAACGCCAGATCCTCAAGCGGCCGGTCGTCGGTCGCGACATCGTCCCGGTCATGTCCTCGACGAACCATCCCTTCATGCGATCGCCGGGCCAGGCGATCCCACTCATAGCCGTCGAGACCGAACCGGAGGGCGTCGTCCTCATCACCGAGGACACGGACGTCGAACTCCGGGAGGAACCCATCTCCGGGTTCGAGAAGACCGGGGGCGGGATCACCTACGAGGACATCGGCGGCCTCCAAAGCGAGATCCAGCGGGTCAGGGAGATGGTCGAACTCCCGATGAAACACCCGCAGATCTTCAAGAAGCTCGGCATCGAGCCGCCACAGGGCGTCCTGTTACACGGGCCGCCGGGCACCGGGAAGACCCTGCTCGCGAAGGCCGTCGCCAACGAGACCTCCGCGAGTTTCTTCTCCATCGCCGGACCGGAGATCATCTCGAAGTACTACGGGGAATCCGAGCAACAGCTCCGGGAGATCTTCGAGGACGCGAGCGAGGAGTCGCCGTCGATCATCTTCATCGACGAACTCGACTCCATCGCGCCCAAGCGGGAGGACGTCACCGGCGAGGTCGAGCGCCGCGTCGTCGCACAACTGCTGACGATGATGGACGGCCTCGAGGCCCGCGGCCAGGTGATCGTCATCGCGGCCACCAACCGCGTCGACAGCGTCGACCCTGCCCTCCGCCGCCCCGGTCGCTTCGACCGCGAGATCGAGATCGGCGTCCCCGACGAGACGGGCCGCGAGGAGATCCTCCAGATCCACACCCGCGGCATGCCCCTCTCGGACGACGTCAACCTCGGCCACCTCGCGGACGAGACCCACGGCTTCGTCGGCGCGGACATCGAGTCACTGACGAAGGAAGCCGCGATGAAGGCGCTCCGTCGGTACCTGCCGGAGATCGACCTCGACGAGGAGGACATCCCGCCGAGCCTGATCGACCGGATGATCGTCAAGCGGGAGGACTTCCGCGGTGCCCTGAACGAGGTCGAACCCTCCGCGATGCGGGAGGTGCTGGTCGAGTTGCCGAAGATCTCCTGGGACGACGTCGGCGGCCTGCAGGACGCCAAAGACCAGGTCCAGGAGTCCGTCGAGTGGCCGCTTTCGAACCCCGAGCGGTTCGACCGGCTCGGCGTCGACCCGCCGGCCGGCGTCCTCCTGTACGGGCCGCCGGGCACCGGGAAGACGCTGATGGCGAAAGCCGTCGCCAACGAGACCAACGCGAACTTCATCTCGGTGCGCGGACCGCAACTGCTCTCGAAGTGGGTCGGTGAGTCCGAGAAGGCGATCCGCCAGACGTTCCGCAAGGCCCGACAGGTCTCACCCACCGTCATCTTCTTCGACGAGCTCGACGCGCTCGCGCCGGGTCGTGGCGGCGGCGAGACCGGCTCGAACGTCTCCGAACGGGTCGTCAACCAGCTGCTGACCGAACTCGACGGCCTCGAGGAGATGGAGGACGTGATGGTGATCGGCGCGACCAACCGACCGGACATGATCGATCCCGCGCTCCTGCGGTCGGGCCGGTTCGACCGGCTGGTCATGATCGGCCAGCCCGACGTCGATGGCCGAGAGCGCATCCTCGAGATCCACACCCAGGATACGCCGCTGGCGGCCGACGTCACGCTGCGCGAGATCGCCGAGATCACCGACGGCTACGTCGGGAGCGACCTCGAGTCGATCGCCCGCGAGGCGGCGATCGAGGCGCTGCGCGAGGACGAGGAGGCGGACGTCGTCGAGATGCGGCACTTCCGCCAGGCGATGGAGAACGTCCGGCCGACGATCACGGACGACATCCTCGACTACTACGAGCGGATCGAAGAGGAGTTCCAGGGCGGCTCCGCCGGGCCGGACCCGACGGGTCGTCGCAGCAGCCGGATCGGTTTCCAGTAG
- the larC gene encoding nickel pincer cofactor biosynthesis protein LarC — protein MTGTSARTLAFDGRMGASGDMILAALLDAGADPDALEAVTEELDLEYRLEETTKCGISATAVDVFLTDVEETGLEEGGDETEGHDQHEHGGEDEGHDHDHDHDHDGVHAEGHGPHRSYLEVRDIVERMALPDPVERDALAIFELLGEAEASVHGEPLEEIHFHEVGADDAIADVVGAAALVHDLDVDRIVTTPLSTGGGTAPMSHGEYPIPTPAVVEIAERADWSLQGGPVDAELLTPTGAAILGHYAKGVDSLPPLEVDGSGYGAGGYDLDPHPNVLRVLVGDGSGDGGLVKDDIAVLETNLDDATPEVLGGLQETLADAGARDVSILPATMKKSRPGHLVKVICKPEDRQRVARRLAEETGTLGIRDSGASHRWIAERAFETVELDLDGETYEVTVKVASDSEGEVYDVSAEYDDARDVARASGVAVRDVIRRAEAAVESES, from the coding sequence ATGACTGGGACCAGTGCGCGCACGCTCGCGTTCGACGGCCGCATGGGCGCAAGCGGCGATATGATCCTCGCCGCCCTGCTCGACGCCGGCGCGGACCCCGACGCGCTCGAGGCCGTGACGGAAGAACTCGACCTCGAGTATCGACTCGAGGAGACCACGAAATGCGGCATCTCCGCGACCGCGGTGGACGTGTTCCTGACGGACGTGGAAGAAACGGGGCTGGAAGAGGGCGGCGACGAGACGGAAGGGCACGACCAGCACGAGCATGGTGGCGAAGACGAGGGCCACGATCACGACCACGATCACGACCACGATGGCGTCCACGCCGAGGGCCACGGCCCCCACCGCAGCTACCTCGAGGTCCGCGACATCGTCGAGCGAATGGCCCTCCCCGACCCCGTCGAGCGCGACGCGCTGGCCATCTTCGAACTCCTCGGTGAGGCCGAGGCCAGCGTCCACGGCGAACCCCTCGAAGAGATCCACTTCCACGAGGTCGGTGCCGACGACGCGATCGCCGACGTGGTCGGCGCGGCGGCCCTCGTCCACGATCTAGACGTCGACCGGATCGTCACCACACCGCTTTCTACCGGCGGTGGAACCGCACCGATGAGCCACGGCGAATACCCCATCCCGACGCCCGCGGTCGTCGAGATCGCCGAGCGCGCCGACTGGTCGCTGCAGGGCGGCCCCGTCGACGCCGAACTCCTGACTCCCACGGGCGCGGCGATCCTGGGTCACTACGCTAAGGGCGTCGACTCGCTGCCGCCCCTCGAGGTGGACGGATCGGGGTACGGTGCCGGCGGCTACGACCTCGATCCCCACCCGAACGTCCTCCGCGTGCTGGTCGGCGACGGCTCCGGCGACGGGGGACTGGTGAAAGACGACATCGCGGTGCTCGAGACGAACCTCGACGACGCGACGCCCGAGGTGCTCGGTGGGCTGCAGGAGACGCTTGCGGACGCGGGTGCGCGAGACGTTTCGATCCTCCCGGCGACGATGAAGAAGTCCCGGCCGGGGCATCTCGTGAAGGTGATCTGCAAGCCCGAGGATCGCCAGCGGGTTGCCCGCCGACTCGCCGAGGAGACCGGCACGCTCGGGATTCGCGACTCCGGCGCGAGCCACCGGTGGATCGCCGAGCGGGCGTTCGAGACCGTGGAACTGGATCTCGACGGCGAGACCTACGAGGTGACGGTGAAAGTCGCAAGCGACAGCGAGGGCGAGGTGTACGACGTGAGCGCCGAGTACGACGACGCACGGGACGTGGCTCGAGCGTCCGGCGTCGCCGTTCGCGACGTGATTCGGCGGGCCGAAGCGGCGGTCGAATCGGAGTCGTGA